ATAGGTCTTTGCCAGTCCTCTTTTGACCTTGTAATCGTCGGGTTGATAATAATCGGCCCTTTGCAGTTCATCGAGCGCTGATTTGAAAGCTTTTTTCATAAAAAGATTATTGGCGCGATGGAAGTGAACCTGGGAGACAAGGCGCAGGCACAGGCCGTAGCAGGCAGCGGCGGAAAGGAGCAATATCAGGGCGCACAGTGTATGGCGTTTGGTGTATCGTCCGGTGATAAAATAGTGCTTTGTGCTTTGCACGTTATCCATATAGTTGCATAAAAAAGATGCCAAGAGCGTTATAAAAACAATCAAGGCAATGATTTTGGTGAAATTGGCGCCTATTTATGGAAATAACAAAGGGTGAACTCCAATGTCTCAGGAAAATTTTGTCATGTTTTTTACCCTTCGGGCTTCGCTTTTAGCTACGACCCAACAGGTCGGGAAAGTCGAGTGTACCGCATCTTCTGCGTTGTCAAGGGTTCGCGGTAAATGACTACAGCTTCACCCTTGACGCCTTGGATCTGCGGCACTCTCGACTTTTGCAACGATAGGGTTATGTTTTGGATTCCTTGCTTTCTCCATAATAGCGTGAATAGTATTTATGATAATAGCTGTAATAGCCTGCTCTGGTTACATCGACATTGTTGAGCACCACACCGAGCATGTTTGCTTTGGCCAGCCGGAGTTGTTCGACACACTTTGTTACCAGTTGGCGTCGCATCAAACCGGGCTTGACAATCAGGACAACGCCATCGGTCAGAGGCGTCAGCAGAAGCGCGTCGCTGGCCGGCAAAACCGGCGGAGAGTCGAGGATCAGAACATCGAAGAGTTTCTTAAGGTTGGAAATCAGGAAGCTCATGCGTTCAGAGCCCAGGATCTCCGAAGGGTTGGGGGGAAGTTTGCCGCTGGGCAGCAGGAATAGATTGTTTTTGTTGATCTTGACGATGACCGAATCGATGGCCTTGCGGATATAGGGAAGCTCCTCTTCACCGGTCACCACCTGTTTGTAGAGCTGTTGAAAGTCAACCGGATCAAGGGTGGATAGTTCGAAATCGGATTCTGAAAGTTCCTTGAAAAAAAACTTTCCTGCTTTCAGCTTCAAGGCAAGCCGAAAACTTTCCATCATATGGATGGTCAAAGGGCCTTTAAGGTCATCCGGCTTTACCAGCCCCATATTGGTGAGTACAAAACCCAATTTCTGTCCGGTGTCCTTCTGGCGGACAAGGGCCGAATTGGCCTGTTCCCTGGAA
The Candidatus Desulfatibia profunda genome window above contains:
- a CDS encoding DUF4388 domain-containing protein — protein: MKLFKKPLKNRAETITGLFLENYPTNSRFAEAYRTLRTNIRFSFMEKEFCSLLVTSAGETEGKTSTVANLAYTISQAGRSVLMIDTDLRKSTLSQLNPSQNSAGLTGLLSDFFGAKIEQGSLEQYGIGDLFRLLALRKKTGLLRLSEAKETFELLFLQGELVDFNWLTRPEEKKLANLLVSNKLLSREQANSALVRQKDTGQKLGFVLTNMGLVKPDDLKGPLTIHMMESFRLALKLKAGKFFFKELSESDFELSTLDPVDFQQLYKQVVTGEEELPYIRKAIDSVIVKINKNNLFLLPSGKLPPNPSEILGSERMSFLISNLKKLFDVLILDSPPVLPASDALLLTPLTDGVVLIVKPGLMRRQLVTKCVEQLRLAKANMLGVVLNNVDVTRAGYYSYYHKYYSRYYGESKESKT